In Streptomyces sp. SID8374, one genomic interval encodes:
- a CDS encoding GNAT family N-acetyltransferase: MTADVDSERPGTGAEGGSGGCERMGDFKGSQGSESSQGSGGSEGSGGSPGFESFEVFRDDRGIPHLKAGSALALARAQGHNAALDRAWQLETERHRVLGTTAAYLGAEAVDWDRFARRARLADTARRCYERLAPETAAWVGAYVDGVNAGLVEGASRTPEFAAAGLAPGRWEPWTPLGVWLSTHILFAGFPTKLWREEVARRLGDDRATLFATDGPGTSGSNGWLLTGARTTTGAPVIAGDPHRFIEDPGVYQQLRLACPEFDVVGLAVPGVPGIAHFGHAGGVAWAITNAMADYQDLYREQLRRTADGGVEALGPDGWYGVHAHTETVEVAGGEPQTVEVVETDRGPVIIGDVHDDPPGDEACYGASDAPVISLRYPPRVTGDLGFDVLPALLRARTVADLDTALDGWVEPVNVVLAADTTGATLHRVAGHVPVRPYENRLRVVPAHDPAYAWREGAEPTPRTGVDAATGTAVMANERGLAAPLGIEFAPPHRAHRIRELLGTPPGEGARGLTGPPWSAADMAAVHTDTRLASSRQLLSLLAWAPGLGPDAERLRDRLLRWDRHMDADSTDATLYSRLRADVVHRLAAHPALRPVTGDADPWRSAAYPPLFRPWLAAVPRIGYALETLLTVGLLPYEDRLAIVAASAEAVAATQADSPWGEVHRVSPWQALPDATPEEVWPGLAGDHDCVLSTSSVPGITDLFARGPAARYVWDLARREDSLWVVPFGASGVPGSAHHRDQSELWASGRLAPVTTDWNLLHRTEESTTTMTTTSTVPALRAAVHEQKVEGFGVVRLVPVDPAADAGLLHRWVTQERARFWGMADHTREQVQEIYEFVGSLPTHHAYLALRDGVPAALFQTYEPDADPVGECYDVQPGDFGIHLLIAPAEGDGAVKGYTEALLTAFIGYVFSDPAHLRVVVEPDARNEKAIARMVRIGFELGPEIEKPEKKARLAFLSRAVALGLA; encoded by the coding sequence GGACCGCGCCTGGCAGCTGGAGACCGAGCGCCACCGGGTGCTCGGCACGACCGCCGCGTACCTCGGTGCCGAAGCCGTCGACTGGGACCGGTTCGCCCGGCGGGCCCGGCTCGCCGACACCGCCCGCCGCTGCTACGAGCGGCTCGCGCCCGAGACCGCCGCCTGGGTGGGTGCGTACGTCGACGGGGTCAACGCGGGACTGGTCGAAGGGGCCTCCCGTACACCGGAGTTCGCCGCCGCCGGGCTCGCCCCGGGCCGCTGGGAGCCCTGGACCCCGCTCGGCGTCTGGCTCTCCACGCACATCCTCTTCGCCGGGTTCCCCACCAAACTCTGGCGCGAGGAGGTCGCCCGCAGGCTCGGCGACGACCGCGCGACCCTCTTCGCCACCGACGGCCCCGGCACCTCCGGCTCCAACGGCTGGCTGCTCACCGGCGCCCGCACCACCACCGGGGCCCCGGTCATCGCGGGCGACCCGCACCGCTTCATCGAGGACCCGGGCGTCTACCAGCAACTCCGGCTCGCCTGCCCCGAGTTCGACGTGGTGGGCCTCGCCGTCCCCGGCGTCCCGGGCATCGCCCACTTCGGGCACGCGGGGGGCGTCGCCTGGGCGATCACCAACGCGATGGCCGACTACCAGGACCTCTACCGGGAGCAGCTGCGCCGCACGGCGGACGGCGGCGTGGAGGCGCTCGGGCCGGACGGCTGGTACGGGGTCCACGCCCACACGGAGACCGTCGAGGTGGCCGGGGGAGAGCCGCAGACGGTCGAGGTCGTGGAGACGGACCGGGGGCCGGTGATCATCGGGGACGTACACGACGATCCGCCCGGCGACGAGGCCTGCTACGGGGCTTCCGACGCGCCCGTCATCAGCCTCCGCTACCCGCCCCGCGTCACCGGCGACCTCGGCTTCGACGTGCTGCCCGCGCTGCTCCGGGCCCGTACGGTCGCCGACCTCGACACCGCCCTCGACGGCTGGGTCGAACCCGTCAACGTGGTCCTGGCCGCCGACACCACCGGGGCCACCCTGCACCGGGTCGCCGGACACGTCCCCGTACGCCCCTACGAGAACCGGCTCCGGGTCGTCCCCGCGCACGACCCCGCGTACGCCTGGCGCGAGGGCGCCGAGCCCACCCCCCGTACCGGGGTCGACGCCGCCACCGGCACCGCCGTGATGGCCAACGAGCGCGGCCTCGCCGCCCCGCTCGGCATCGAGTTCGCACCCCCGCACCGGGCCCACCGCATCAGGGAGTTGCTGGGCACGCCCCCGGGCGAGGGCGCGCGAGGGCTCACCGGCCCGCCCTGGTCGGCCGCCGACATGGCCGCCGTCCACACCGACACCCGCCTCGCCTCCTCCCGGCAACTCCTCTCGCTGCTCGCCTGGGCCCCCGGCCTCGGCCCCGACGCCGAACGCCTCCGGGACCGGCTGCTGCGCTGGGACCGCCACATGGACGCGGACAGCACCGACGCCACCCTCTACTCCCGGCTGCGCGCGGACGTCGTCCACCGGCTGGCCGCCCACCCCGCCCTGCGGCCCGTCACGGGCGACGCCGACCCCTGGCGCTCCGCCGCGTACCCGCCCCTCTTCCGCCCCTGGCTCGCCGCCGTACCCCGGATCGGCTACGCCCTGGAGACCCTGCTCACCGTCGGACTCCTCCCGTACGAGGACCGGCTCGCGATCGTCGCGGCCTCGGCCGAAGCGGTCGCCGCCACGCAGGCGGACAGCCCCTGGGGCGAGGTCCACCGGGTCTCGCCGTGGCAGGCGCTGCCGGACGCGACGCCCGAGGAGGTCTGGCCGGGGCTCGCGGGCGACCACGACTGCGTGCTCTCCACCTCCAGCGTCCCCGGCATCACCGACCTCTTCGCCCGGGGCCCCGCCGCCCGGTACGTCTGGGACCTGGCCCGCCGCGAGGACAGCCTCTGGGTGGTGCCGTTCGGCGCGTCCGGCGTACCGGGCTCCGCCCACCACCGCGACCAGAGCGAGCTGTGGGCGAGCGGCCGCCTGGCCCCCGTGACCACGGACTGGAACCTGCTGCACCGCACCGAGGAGAGCACCACCACCATGACCACCACCTCCACCGTCCCCGCCCTGCGCGCGGCCGTCCACGAGCAGAAGGTCGAGGGCTTCGGCGTGGTCCGCCTGGTCCCGGTCGACCCGGCGGCCGATGCCGGGCTGCTGCACCGCTGGGTCACCCAGGAGCGCGCCCGGTTCTGGGGCATGGCCGACCACACCCGCGAACAGGTCCAGGAGATCTACGAGTTCGTCGGCTCGCTCCCCACCCACCACGCCTACCTGGCGCTGCGCGACGGCGTCCCGGCCGCGCTCTTCCAGACGTACGAACCGGACGCCGACCCGGTGGGCGAGTGCTACGACGTCCAGCCCGGCGACTTCGGCATCCACCTGCTGATCGCGCCCGCCGAGGGCGACGGGGCGGTGAAGGGGTACACCGAAGCCCTTCTCACCGCGTTCATCGGCTATGTCTTCAGCGACCCGGCGCACCTGCGGGTCGTCGTGGAGCCCGATGCCCGTAACGAGAAGGCGATCGCCCGTATGGTGCGGATCGGGTTCGAGCTGGGCCCGGAGATCGAGAAGCCGGAGAAGAAGGCCCGGCTGGCGTTCCTGTCGAGGGCGGTGGCGCTGGGCCTGGCCTGA